One Lampris incognitus isolate fLamInc1 chromosome 14, fLamInc1.hap2, whole genome shotgun sequence DNA window includes the following coding sequences:
- the LOC130124304 gene encoding gastrula zinc finger protein XlCGF7.1-like, translating to MRFHTGEKPFKCTTCGEDFTRKHNMERHTRTHAGEKPYRCTTCGKKFTHKSSFQRHIRTHTWLKPFRCTKCRKIFTRKSGLQMHMRTHTGEKPFRCTTCGKMFTQKSNFQNHVRTHTGEKPFRCTMCGKMFGHKTYLLRHVRTHTGEKPFRCTTCGKMFTRKSGLQMHVRTHTGEKPFRCTTCGKMFTRKSNLQTHVRTHTGEKPFRCSMCGKMFTQKSDLLRHVRTHTGEKPFQCTMCGKMFAQKSNLQTHVRTHTGEKPFRCCDCGNGFNSKWHLKQHVRIHTGEMPHRSLQKEVN from the coding sequence ATGAGATTTCACACAGGGGAAAAGCCTTTCAAGTGCACCACTTGTGGGGAAGATTTTACCCGGAAGCACAACATGGAGAGGCATACAAGGACTCATGCAGGGGAGAAGCCATacagatgcaccacgtgcggtAAAAAGTTTACTCACAAGTCAAGTTTTCAAaggcacataaggactcatacatGGCTGAAGCCATTTAGATGCACCAAATGCAGGAAAATTTTTACCCGGAAGTCAGGTTTACAAATGCATatgaggactcatacaggggagaagcccttcagatgcaccacgtgtgggaaaatgtttacccagaagtcaaattTTCAAAATCACGTAAGAActcatacaggagagaagccattcagatgcacgaTGTGTGGGAAAATGTTTGGCCACAAGACATATTTACTAaggcacgtaaggactcatacaggggagaagccattcagatgcacgacgtgcgggaaaatgtttacccggaaGTCAGGTTTACAAAtgcacgtaaggactcatacaggggagaagccattccgaTGCACCACGTGCGGCAAAATGTTTACCCGGAAGTCAAATTTACAAacgcacgtaaggactcatacaggggagaagccattccgaTGCTCCATGTGCGgaaaaatgtttacccagaagtcagatTTACTAaggcatgtaaggactcatacaggggagaagcctttTCAATGCACaatgtgcgggaaaatgtttgcgcagaagtcaaatttacaaacgcacgtaaggactcatacaggggagaagccgttCAGGTGCTGCGATTGTGGAAATGGTTTCAACTCAAAATGGCATCTCAAACAACATGTCAGGATCCACACAGGTGagatgcctcacaggtcactGCAAAAAGAAGTTAACTGA